The Dokdonia sp. 4H-3-7-5 genomic interval ACTTTTTATTTAAAATGATTTCTAAAGAACCGCTCGTGCGCATAGGTACAGCGGCAGCTCGTTTTGCTCTTGGTGCAAACTTACCAGTAGAAGGTCTTATACGCTCTACAGTGTTTGATCATTTTTGCGGTGGTGTAAATGAGCAAGATTGCATGACCTCTGTAGATAAGTTGTATAGTGCAAATGTATGCTCTGTACTTGACTACTCTGTAGAAGGAAAAGAAGAAGCAGCCTCTTTTGATGAGTGTATGAATAAGGTAATAGGGCTAGTGAAGTTTGCAGACGAGAAAGAGGCGATGCCTATTGTTGTTTTTAAACCAACGGGCGTTGGTCGTTTTGCTATCTGGCAAAAGCTGACCGAAGGAGAAGAACTAGATGCCAAAGAGCAAGTAGAGTGGGAGCGTATCAAGGAACGTGTAAACGCAATTTGTAAGATTGCTTATGAGCGTGATGTAGAAGTATTGATAGATGGAGAAGAGTCATGGATGCAAAGCGCCGCAGATGATCTAGTGGCAGAAATGATGGCACTCTACAATAAGGAAAAACCTATTGTATATAACACATTACAATGCTACCGCCATGATCGCTTAGATTACTTAAAGAAATTACACCTAGAAGCTCGCGCTCGCGGATTTACTATAGGAGTAAAGGTTGTTCGTGGTGCTTACATGGAGAAAGAGAATAAACGAGCCAAAGAAAAAGGATACCTAACTCCTATATGCGCTAGCAAACAAGCAACAGATGAGAATTTTAATGCTACTACACGTTATATAATTGAAAACCTAGATGACATCTCACTGTTTCTAGGAACTCATAATGAAGATAGCTCATTGCTTGCTGTAAAATTGATGGGTGAAATGGGAATAGCAAAGGAAGACAATAGAGTGTGGTTTGGACAGCTTTATGGAATGAGTGACCACATAAGCTTTAACCTCGCTAAGGAAGGCTATAATGTGGCAAAATACCTTCCATTTGGTCCTGTAAAAGATGTGATGCCTTACTTAATGAGACGCGCAGAGGAGAATACCTCAGTAGCTGGACAAACTAATCGTGAACTGGAATTGCTTAAAGCAGAGAAGAAAAGACGAAGACTATAATGACAATCACTTTTGAAGTATCATACTTATATAAAATAAACAGAAAGGTCTAGCATATGCTAGACCTTTCTGTTTAAAAATTCTAAGTAATTACATTAATTCGACACAAATTTTAAACCTACAATAGAAGCAATAAGGGTTGAAATAAAGAATAGCCTCCAGAAAGTAGCTGGTTCTTTAAATACAAAGATACCCAGTAGTACAGTTCCTACAGCCCCAATCCCTGTCCACACTGCGTAGGCGGTGCCTATAGGTAATTCACGTATCGCCCTAATCATTAAAAGCATACTTATGATCAAGCATAGTATAAAACCAATATACCAGTAGGTCCTCTCAGCTCCTTCGGCTTGTTTTGCTTTACCTAAGCATGTTGCGAAGCCCACTTCAAAAAGTCCTGCAATTATTAATAGTATCCAGTTCATTAGGTTGATTTAAATTATGTGTTACTTATTATTTCCACGTAGCAACCCCTTAAATATAAGCAAGTGATAAGCTTTGAGTAAAATATATAAGCCCTATAAATTTTATAGGGCTTTAAAATTTAGCTTGCTATCTGTAGCTTTTTGTTAATAAGGGCACTCCAGCTATCTGCAAGTTGTATCTCGCCATTAAGTTGCATATTATCTACGTCGTATAATGTAAAGCTTACTTCTTGATTAGCGCCATTAGATGGTGTAAAAGCTAGTGCTACGCGTTCTGTAATAGTAAGTTGCTCACCACCGCTTTTTACATTTCTATGCGTTTTTACTGTCTGGCAGTTCTTAATACTGGATAAATCTACAGAGGATGATTGTGCTTGTCCATTACTCTCCTTGTAAAAGAAAATGGTGTTTAATTCTTTATCTCTTCCTATTACAAAATCTCCACAAAACTCGTAATCACTTACAGTGTGATTTTGAGCAGTTGCGATATGATTAAGTGCTTGCAGCATTTTATTTTCTTTCTTCTTTTTATTAATGGCCATGATAACAAATGGCACGATGCAAATTGCTACAATTATTGTCCCTACGGTAATACTTCCTAAATCCATGATATTATTTTTTGATATTGGTATACTGGGCACTGCATTTATTGCAACGCCTTAAATGTTTTCCAGAAGCGATTATAACGTCCCGGAAGCAATACAAAATATATTACCAGAAGTAATGAAAAGGAAAGATGTGATCTGCCTTACGATGATGTGTCAAAACATTGATTGAGGTCTTTATGTACTGAGCATAAGTACTGCTAGTGAGTACATCTGTAGTACGTGATAAAGTTCCACAGCTAGAAACGAAATTCTTGAGGCTAGGAACACTAATACTACTCGGCACCTCTATCACAACTTCAGACTGCGGTAACTCTCCAACAATAGTTGCCGAAACTGCGGCAGTTACTTTTTCTGTAGACGAAGTAGTAGTAGTATTATCACTTAGATTAACAAATGATGTATCCATAGCACTCATTGCAAGACTGCAAAGGGCTACAAGAATAAATACACTTATATGTCTTAGCGTTGTTTTCACGCCGCAAATGTAATTTAGTTTTTAATACTGAAGTTTAAATAATAAAACTTTGTGAGTGATTTTAAGAGTTGCCATTCATCATAAATGGGCGTTTAGGAGAAAGTAGCGCTTTTGAATGAAAAGTATGTGATTAGAGAAGCACTAGGGGATGTTGTTACGCTTTCGCGAAAGCGTACTTAAAACCAATCATAACTAATAAGAGCTGCAAGAAGTGCTTTCAAAGTGATGCTGTGATTTAAGGCTGAAATAATCTAGAGACAATTGTAGTCGCAGCTGCTTTACTTCCTTTAAGCGAAGGATGAAAACCATCAGGGCCATAGTAGTCATAGTTATTGCTGGAGGTATAGTGTTTCTGCCAAGCGATACCAACAGGAAGTATAATGGCGTTATTTGTAGTTGCAGCGTCTTGATAATTCTGTATAACAGCATCTTGGGTATGGAGATATTGTAATGATGGCCATACCATAAAATATGCAAGCCTAGCATGGTATTTATTACAAAGGGCAGCATACTTTTTACCATAATCAATGAGCATATCGCGACCTTCTTGTTGTGATGACGGCCCTTGCTGAACGACCACATAGTCATACTTGCCAGTGGCGATGAGCTGCTGTATGTTGCCATCATTCCAGTGATCTTCTAGTGCATAATTAGGTAATGCAACCATGCGTGTCTTAATCTTTATACCCTTGGTTTTGGCATGTGCTTTTACAAGTTTGGGTAGATTATTAGTGTAGGTCAGGCTATTGCCTATAAAAAGGATTTTTATGTTGGGCTCCTTGGTTCCAGGTAACCACTCATTTGCGCTCAAGGTTGCGCTAAAACATAGATAAAGAATGATGATGAGGTGGCGCATGATTTTTTAAAATAAGACTGTCACTATAATAACGACCTAATGCACTAAAGATATCGAGATTTTTTACATTGAGCTATACTTTTGTTATCCGTTATAAAACAGACGTAGAGAAAACTTAACAAGCTTTTATGGCACTAGTAGCGCTATTATTTTTAACATTGTAGCGTGCCAGCTGGCTCTACACCAATAAATTTAACACAACATAGCAGTGGTACTATCTATGTGATAGAGGACTTGCGATTTAAGAAAAGAAACTATGGATTATTACATTATTATAGCAGCTTTGATATTTCTTGCAGCCATATTTGGGTTCATAAATGCGCGTTTTCTTAAGTTGCCTACTACCATAGGGCTTATGCTCATCACCATTGTGTACACCCTAGCTGTTTTTGCTTTAAGTTACTTTGATGATACCTTGCTCAGAGCCGAAATACAACTCATCAAGGAAATAGATTTTGAGAAAGTATTGATGGACTATATGCTTAGTTTCTTACTATTTGCAGGAGCGTTACACACTAATTTTGAACAGCTTAAAGTGCAACGCTGGCCTATTCTCGCCTTTGCAACCTTAGGGGTACTTGTCTCTACATTTCTAGTAGGTACGCTCGTGTTTTATCTACTACAATTATTAGGGCTCGAGGTAGACTTTATTTACTGTCTACTTTTTGGGTCTCTTATCTCGCCCACAGATCCTATTGCCGTACTTGGGATTCTTAAAAAAGCAAAAGTGCCTAAAAAACTAGAAACCAAAATTGTAGGAGAATCTCTCTTTAACGATGGAGTAGGAGTTGTGGTGTTTTTGACCATTTTTGGGATTGCGAGCGCGAAAGATAGTCCTGTGACACCGGTAGATATATTGACATTATTTGGTCAAGAAGTGCTAGGAGGAATACTGCTAGGGATGATTATAGGGTGGATTACCTATAAAATGATGAAATCTATAGATGATTTTAGTACAGAAGTAATTATCACACTTGCTGCCGTCATGGTGGGTACGGTGCTAGCAACAAAGCTGCACCTTTCTGCACCACTAGCAATGGTAGTTGCTGGATTATTAATAGGGAATGATAGAGTGCGCACAGCAGCAATGTCTGAGACGACAGAGCATTATGTAGATAAATTCTGGGAGCTCATAGACATCTTGCTCAACGCCATTTTATTTGTACTCATAGGGATGGAAATGCTCATTCTCACCTATCAAAATAGTTATTTACTTGCCGGAGTAATCGCCATACCTCTCGTACTCATAAGCAGGTATATATCATTGTGGTTACCTATAAGGGTCTTTAAGGATAAGCTCGATTTTGTACCAAAAACAAACCTCATTATGACCTGGGGCGGACTACGAGGCGGGATTTCTATAGCACTAGCGCTCAGTCTATCTGAAGATATGTATAGAGATATGTTTCTCGTGATGACTTATATTGTCGTGGTATTTTCCATTTTAGTACAAGGTCTCACCGTAGAGAAACTTGTAAAAAGAACCTCACTATCTAAAGCTGATTAGTATTCTAATCAAGAAAAAGAGCCAGACGCTTCTTCTTCTTATTACGGAGTAGGGTAGTTACGCTTTTGCGAAAATTTGAATGGGTGATGGTATTGCTATTTTTTCAAAATAGCGAATTGGAAATCATTGTTTTTGCAACCATTTCCTGATTTCCTTTCGCAAAGAAACTTCAGGTTTAGGCAACGGAATTGATTGTCTAGCTTGTTTACTTTTATTGAATTTTGAGAATGTAGTCTTATGTTTCTTCCAAATTTCTGGATACAGTTCTAAGAACTTATTAAAGAAACTCTGTTCATTAACACGCCCTTCTATCTGCGATAGTACTTCTTTAAATTTTTCCTCCTGATCTATAAACATATTGTTATTGCCCTATAATAGGTTAGTGTAATGTGGTTTGTGGTCTTGTTTTAAGATGAAGAGTCGGTCCTTTGGTTTTGGCCTTATCTTTTTCTCCTTTTACTGTTATTCAAAAATCATAGACCATACATAGTCTTTTGTCATTAAAAACATAGAAATTCCAATTCCAATGCTTACGAAAAAAATCTACTTCTTTTTTTGAGCTCTTTGTTCCATATTATAATTGTTTTGAGAGTGTTACCCCCAATTAACGCCAACAGACCCGTATAGCTTGTCGTGAGCTTGCCTAATGGATACGGTGATGTGATAGGCGTACTCTGTTAGTTGCTAGCAGAGCCGTCTACTCGATTGGCAATAATAATTTTTCAGTTCTGTTATCAGTAAAAATGGATTTTGAGTTTTCAATTAATATTCTAAGAAGCTTATTTATATCAGAACTATCTATATCCTTTATTTGAAATTCAAATTTTCGTTCACTGTTTAATTTGACTATTAACTTATTATCATTGATATTTATCTTGTCAATTTCATTAAATTTAATCGTTCTATCAGTTATCAAATTAAGCTTAATCACAATTCCTAATTTATTATACTCTACATGATTTTTATACCAAAATCTTTTGCTGAGCATAATAATCAAAATCACAAAGCCTAAACTTGTAATCAGTCCATTTTTATAGTTTAAAAGTAGTCCGAAACCTACTGATAAACATAACGATGCTAATATTAAAAGAGCAATTCTAGTCCAATTCCAAGATAAATTTTCAAAATTTATTTTTTTCATTTTCCTATTAATGATTTAATTAATTTAAAAACATATAAAATCGCCATTAATGACGTTATTCCGCAAATTAAATATTCCGATTTTGAATAATAAGTTATTCCGCCTATCATTCCGAATGCAGTCCACAATAGATTAGTCAAAATTTCAGTTTTGTTCAATTTTTTCGTCTTTTCTTGTTGTTCAGTCATACTATTGTCACCAGTCCACCGTATAAAGTGAGAGCGGCTCTCGATAGTTATCGGGATTGCTGGTTTGATTTAACGTATGGTTTTATTTGTTCGATCTAAATATACAATGAATTTTGGAGTTGTATGCCAGCTGTAGTATTTCCATGGTTTCTGCTTTCATATAGACTTTTTGAAAGCATAATGGAAGGTAGAGAAGAGGGTAAGTTTGATAAACAAGCCTTTGCCATCATAAAAATCAGGAAGACCCTGTGATGAAAATTATAGATCAAAATTAGCTTAAAAGCTTGTGCTGAGCTCTGTAGAAGTAGGCTTGTTTTTAACTCAGTTTTTTGCTGGCAAATCGTTTTTATTTAAAATACTTTTTGGCATTTTCCCAAATTTGATATTTGCTATGTTCTCCTAAATAATAATAATATTTTCCATCTGGTTTGATCAGAATATAATTTCCATATCGAACCTTATAAGGGAAAAATAGCTTGGAAAATAAATTATCTTTATCAGCTATCCAATTTATTTTTTTAGAATGATTGTATTCGAGATTATCGCATTCAGTTGAGTTTATCCAGAATTGATTAATATTTGCGATTTTATGCAGTTTTTTTGTGTAATTTCTATCAAAAATATTCCATGCTGATTTTGAGGAAGTGTTTCTATCTTTTTTTGGAAGTGGTGTTAAGTAA includes:
- a CDS encoding DMT family transporter, whose translation is MNWILLIIAGLFEVGFATCLGKAKQAEGAERTYWYIGFILCLIISMLLMIRAIRELPIGTAYAVWTGIGAVGTVLLGIFVFKEPATFWRLFFISTLIASIVGLKFVSN
- a CDS encoding proline dehydrogenase family protein yields the protein MQTSLFENTETAFALKSDSELERAYFLFKMISKEPLVRIGTAAARFALGANLPVEGLIRSTVFDHFCGGVNEQDCMTSVDKLYSANVCSVLDYSVEGKEEAASFDECMNKVIGLVKFADEKEAMPIVVFKPTGVGRFAIWQKLTEGEELDAKEQVEWERIKERVNAICKIAYERDVEVLIDGEESWMQSAADDLVAEMMALYNKEKPIVYNTLQCYRHDRLDYLKKLHLEARARGFTIGVKVVRGAYMEKENKRAKEKGYLTPICASKQATDENFNATTRYIIENLDDISLFLGTHNEDSSLLAVKLMGEMGIAKEDNRVWFGQLYGMSDHISFNLAKEGYNVAKYLPFGPVKDVMPYLMRRAEENTSVAGQTNRELELLKAEKKRRRL
- a CDS encoding cation:proton antiporter — protein: MDYYIIIAALIFLAAIFGFINARFLKLPTTIGLMLITIVYTLAVFALSYFDDTLLRAEIQLIKEIDFEKVLMDYMLSFLLFAGALHTNFEQLKVQRWPILAFATLGVLVSTFLVGTLVFYLLQLLGLEVDFIYCLLFGSLISPTDPIAVLGILKKAKVPKKLETKIVGESLFNDGVGVVVFLTIFGIASAKDSPVTPVDILTLFGQEVLGGILLGMIIGWITYKMMKSIDDFSTEVIITLAAVMVGTVLATKLHLSAPLAMVVAGLLIGNDRVRTAAMSETTEHYVDKFWELIDILLNAILFVLIGMEMLILTYQNSYLLAGVIAIPLVLISRYISLWLPIRVFKDKLDFVPKTNLIMTWGGLRGGISIALALSLSEDMYRDMFLVMTYIVVVFSILVQGLTVEKLVKRTSLSKAD